A region from the Ammospiza nelsoni isolate bAmmNel1 chromosome 1, bAmmNel1.pri, whole genome shotgun sequence genome encodes:
- the GLIPR2 gene encoding Golgi-associated plant pathogenesis-related protein 1 isoform X2, whose translation MGKSASKQFAEEVLKVHNDYRKKHGVPPLKLCKKLNRGAQQYAEELATTRVLKHSSESANGNCGENLAWASYDQSGKDVADRWYSEIKNYSFQNPGFSSRTGHFTAMVWKNTKKMGVGKASATDGSTFVVARYDPAGNVVNPGYYEENVLPPRK comes from the exons CTTCCAAACAATTTGCTGAAGAAGTCTTGAAAGTACACAATGACTACAGGAAGAAACACGGAGTGCCCCCATTAAAACTCTGCAAGAAGTTAAACAGAGGAGCCCAACA GTATGCAGAAGAACTGGCTACCACAAGAGTCCTCAAGCACAGCTCCGAGTCTGCTAATGGGAATTGTGGAGAAAACCTAGCATGGGCATCTTATGACCAATCAG gaAAAGATGTGGCTGACAGATGgtacagtgaaataaaaaattacagctttCAAAACCCAGGGTTTTCTTCTAGGACAG GTCACTTTACAGCAATGGTTTGGAAGAACACAAAAAAGATGGGAGTTGGAAAGGCATCTGCTACTGATGGCTCAACGTTTGTGGTGGCTAGATATGATCCAGCTGGAAATGTAGTAAATCCGGGCTATtatgaagaaaatgttcttcctccaagaaaataa